In the Sandaracinus amylolyticus genome, GCCTGGAGCGCGTACTGCACCTCGGAGAGCGGCGCGAGGAGCGCGCCCTCGCCGAGCCCGACCACGCAGGTGCCGCCCACGCCGAGCGCCGGCGTGAACGAGACGCTCGCGCTGTTGCCCGAGACCGTCGCGCTCTGCACGCGCACGAAGAAGTGGTTCCCCTGGACGGTCTGGATGTGGAGCATCCGGCCGGCGCGGAACACGTCCTGGAAGATCGTCGTGTCGATCGCGGTGCCGGTGGAGTCCGTCGAGAAGCTGCGGCGGAAGCCCTGCCAGCTCGTCTGCAGGAACGCGGTGCCGCCGCTCGAGTCGAAGCTGCGCACGAGGTACGCGTCGCTCGTCGCGAAGTTGCCGACGAGCTGCAGGAGATCGGCCTGAGTCGTGGTGTTGTCGGCGGCCGCGGCGTGGGCGTCGAGCGCGGCGCGCGAGCCGGTGTCCTCGTTCGTCACCTGCACCGCGAGCACGCGACGCGCCGGGGTCACGCAGGTGCGCTCGGACATCGAGTCGGGCGTGCCGTGCAGGCCCGCGCGCTCGACGTCGCGGCGCACCCGATCGAGCGCGAGGCGCGTCGACAGCTGGAGCTGGGTGACGCGCTGCTGCTCCTGGAAGTCGCGCGCCGCCGAGCCGCCGATCGTGTAGACGCTCGCGATCACGAGCGCACCGATGGTCATCGCGACCATCATCTCGACGAGCGTGAAGCCCGCGCGGCGCGAAGAACGACGACGCTTCATCGCGACGCTCCCGGGACCGGCGTCCAGCGGATGACGGTCGACGCGTGCACGAAGCCCACGTCGCGGGTGCGCGTGCC is a window encoding:
- a CDS encoding PilW family protein, with product MKRRRSSRRAGFTLVEMMVAMTIGALVIASVYTIGGSAARDFQEQQRVTQLQLSTRLALDRVRRDVERAGLHGTPDSMSERTCVTPARRVLAVQVTNEDTGSRAALDAHAAAADNTTTQADLLQLVGNFATSDAYLVRSFDSSGGTAFLQTSWQGFRRSFSTDSTGTAIDTTIFQDVFRAGRMLHIQTVQGNHFFVRVQSATVSGNSASVSFTPALGVGGTCVVGLGEGALLAPLSEVQYALQANALDLPTPTSSAGDAVTGPNVSLVRRELNMVGGAVIETRSVLEWAMYFDVDAIFDDTPVGTAPDARRARLYEDEAAETEMGSRASRARALVVTIGARSRDQDPQFPWAAPTAGIPPVRFRVFSDRVGAARVRTATAEIGLPNLIQRGL